A genomic segment from Cyanobium sp. NIES-981 encodes:
- a CDS encoding AAA family ATPase, with product MRLHSARLRDYRLHRDLAVSFDPGLTVIAGPNQSGKSTLAEALHRALFLPAKTGGALLEGIRTDPFMADPDVELVFESGGEAWTLRKRFAGTRGSVSLQDSRGRSLQGDAAEERLAELLGTAAVARNRGAADQLRERWGHLWVWQGSSSTNPLELSTDAYDHDRLVERLQAGAGIGVQSALDQAVRDSIQQRWEEVYTAGGASRAPQVRKASALAAARRAAIEAQDDLEAVKELIADQERDQNAYETAAATLARIADELPGRQQQRAALRAGLERCRELQGQIDKEQPALAAVAAELHQPLEDQRQLKQLLTQAQELEAAQGPQSQELGQLQGRQPELIAARDQGRAQLETLQQARASSQRAAQAIEQRLNRVRLLVRLQGLRGQLAAAEQLQGRLEQLERDIALLPPMDANAVEQLRRLQQRQSTAQTRLEAMAAGIELVRADPAQPVLLDGEPLATGERRLLSEPGVVRVGDGVELRLLPGGGGSIETAREELNTARAALASELARWKLATVEEAATAERRRSDLVAERERLLEQRGPQDQAALQQQLQALQEQLEALPAEPLDDEAVALDASAHLAQLSEELQTARQQRDAAEREENGQRSALQRAEQAVDELKAAIEQLEQALKAGREQLLEARTRIDTILKRCGSAEALELRIGELSHRKAELEAHLAALRSELAVLDPERLAARDRQLLSEIAALEQQEREASDARLRAETLLHGDGRRDLQAELEQQQARLESCLQEQERLSKEAALLTLLRQLLEEEQNAMASRYTAPITERIGTYLAAVFPEAPRSDLAYDARRGFTQLEWRRGSEAAFAFDVLSTGAREQFAAALRLSMAEVLAEAYDGSLPVVFDDAFAYSDPERQLGVYRMLEAAAGQGLQVILLTCDPERSRTLKGAARLELPGDGVMGIQQP from the coding sequence ATGCGACTGCACTCCGCCCGCCTGCGCGACTACCGCCTCCACCGCGATCTGGCGGTGAGCTTCGATCCAGGCCTCACGGTGATCGCCGGCCCCAACCAGTCCGGCAAGAGCACTCTGGCCGAGGCCCTGCACCGCGCCCTGTTCCTGCCTGCCAAGACCGGCGGCGCGCTGCTCGAGGGCATTCGCACCGATCCGTTCATGGCCGACCCCGACGTGGAGCTGGTGTTCGAGAGCGGCGGCGAAGCCTGGACGCTGCGCAAGCGCTTCGCCGGCACCCGCGGCAGCGTGTCGCTGCAGGACAGCCGCGGCCGCAGCCTCCAGGGCGATGCCGCCGAGGAGCGGCTGGCCGAGCTGCTCGGCACCGCCGCCGTAGCCCGCAACCGGGGCGCCGCCGATCAGCTCAGGGAGCGCTGGGGGCACCTGTGGGTATGGCAGGGGTCCTCCAGCACCAACCCGCTGGAGCTCTCCACCGACGCCTACGACCACGACCGGCTGGTGGAACGGCTGCAGGCCGGCGCCGGCATCGGGGTGCAATCGGCCCTGGATCAGGCCGTGCGCGATTCGATCCAGCAGCGCTGGGAGGAGGTGTACACCGCCGGTGGCGCCAGCCGCGCCCCCCAGGTGCGCAAGGCCTCCGCCCTGGCCGCAGCCCGGAGGGCCGCCATCGAAGCCCAGGACGATCTGGAGGCCGTGAAGGAGCTGATCGCTGACCAGGAGCGCGATCAGAACGCCTACGAAACCGCCGCGGCCACCCTGGCCCGCATCGCCGACGAGCTGCCCGGGCGGCAGCAGCAGAGAGCGGCCCTCAGGGCTGGGTTGGAGCGCTGCCGGGAGCTGCAGGGGCAGATCGACAAGGAGCAGCCGGCGCTCGCGGCGGTGGCAGCGGAGCTGCACCAGCCACTCGAGGACCAGCGCCAGCTCAAGCAGCTGCTGACACAGGCCCAGGAGCTCGAGGCTGCCCAGGGCCCCCAGAGCCAGGAGCTCGGGCAACTCCAGGGCCGCCAGCCCGAGCTGATCGCCGCCCGCGATCAGGGCCGCGCCCAGCTCGAGACGCTGCAGCAGGCCCGCGCCAGCAGCCAGCGGGCGGCCCAGGCGATCGAGCAGCGGCTGAACCGGGTGCGCCTGCTGGTGCGGCTCCAGGGCCTGCGGGGCCAGCTGGCGGCCGCCGAGCAGCTGCAGGGCCGCTTGGAGCAGCTGGAGCGCGACATCGCCCTGCTGCCGCCCATGGATGCCAACGCGGTGGAGCAGCTGCGCCGGCTGCAGCAGCGCCAGAGCACCGCCCAGACGCGCCTGGAGGCAATGGCGGCCGGCATCGAACTGGTGCGCGCTGACCCCGCCCAGCCGGTGCTGCTCGATGGGGAGCCGCTGGCCACCGGCGAGCGCCGCCTGCTGTCCGAGCCCGGGGTGGTGCGGGTGGGCGACGGCGTGGAGCTGCGGCTGCTGCCAGGGGGCGGCGGCTCGATCGAAACCGCCCGGGAGGAGCTGAACACGGCGCGGGCAGCTCTTGCCAGCGAGCTGGCGCGCTGGAAGCTGGCCACCGTGGAGGAGGCGGCCACGGCCGAGCGGCGCCGCAGCGACCTGGTGGCGGAACGGGAACGGCTGCTGGAACAGCGCGGTCCCCAGGATCAGGCCGCCCTCCAGCAGCAGCTGCAGGCCCTGCAGGAGCAGCTCGAGGCCCTGCCCGCTGAGCCCCTGGACGACGAGGCCGTGGCGCTGGATGCCTCCGCCCACCTCGCCCAACTCAGCGAGGAGCTGCAGACGGCTCGCCAGCAGCGCGACGCTGCGGAGAGGGAAGAAAATGGGCAGCGCTCCGCATTGCAGCGGGCGGAGCAGGCGGTGGACGAGCTGAAGGCTGCGATCGAGCAGCTGGAGCAGGCGCTCAAGGCCGGACGCGAGCAGCTGCTGGAGGCCCGCACCCGCATCGACACCATCCTGAAGCGCTGCGGCTCCGCCGAGGCGCTGGAGCTGAGGATCGGAGAGCTGAGCCATCGCAAGGCTGAGCTCGAGGCCCACCTGGCTGCCCTCCGCTCCGAGCTGGCGGTCCTGGATCCCGAGCGCCTGGCCGCCCGGGACCGGCAGCTGCTGAGCGAGATCGCCGCGTTGGAGCAGCAGGAGCGGGAGGCCAGCGACGCCCGCCTCCGCGCCGAAACCCTTCTGCACGGCGATGGCCGCCGGGATCTGCAGGCCGAGCTGGAGCAGCAGCAGGCCCGGCTCGAGAGCTGTCTGCAGGAGCAGGAGCGCCTGAGCAAGGAGGCCGCCTTGCTCACCCTGCTGCGCCAGCTGCTCGAGGAGGAGCAGAACGCCATGGCCAGCCGATACACCGCGCCGATCACCGAGCGGATCGGTACCTATCTGGCGGCGGTGTTCCCCGAGGCGCCCCGGTCCGATCTGGCCTACGACGCCCGCCGCGGCTTCACCCAGCTGGAGTGGCGCCGGGGCAGCGAGGCCGCCTTCGCTTTCGACGTGCTCAGCACCGGCGCCCGCGAGCAGTTCGCGGCGGCCCTGCGGCTGTCGATGGCCGAGGTGCTGGCGGAGGCCTACGACGGCAGCCTGCCGGTGGTGTTCGACGACGCCTTCGCCTACTCCGACCCAGAGCGGCAGCTGGGCGTGTACCGAATGCTGGAGGCGGCGGCCGGGCAAGGGCTGCAGGTGATCCTGCTCACCTGTGATCCGGAGCGGAGCCGCACGCTCAAGGGGGCGGCCAGGCTGGAGCTGCCAGGGGATGGCGTCATGGGGATCCAGCAGCCATGA
- a CDS encoding TM0106 family RecB-like putative nuclease — translation MPASRDRLITPSQLALFSRSPVIGAWWEEVHATDPERAPRPKAKALDDLLKVAGLKHEEVLIALLEERGKTVAKLRGQQDDSDYAATLAAMRSGADYIWQASLRNGEMRGSADLLERIEQPSALGAWSYIPIECKLSSHPKPIYLVQACAYCELLTPILGSRPEQFRLYLGGKKGGELFRTYASQEFWSWYEQLRQRYRDFRAGFDPSLEPEDAPGDHGLWEPFIQERLERKRDLILVAGMRQSQRDKLRAAGLTTIDALAASADGEPVPGLDAAVLQRLRDQARIQIASETRSDGRPAFQVRPREQQARGLAMLPAPDAGDIWFDMEGYPDPITGEKLEYLFGACYRNAAGELAFQGWWAHTPAEEKRAFDKFVAWVEERRQRYPDLHVYHYASYEKTALGNLASRHQIHQARIDQWLREELLVDLYPIVRNGLLVGAPSYSIKKVERLYDEGHSGEVESAADSVVQYAEWRKSGEPGVPGKAPGRSPLLQALQDYNEKDCQVTEGLHRFLLGLPELRQIPFRANRWGSTARENNGEDADVQTQAFERDLEVAARELQGELPDLLEDEEAMGPRGLSWRVQRLLGQLINFHEREGKVEWWEFFHRLQMTPDERENDSEVIAGARLEGKGPIKSSLGFHYRFDADQPLKLAAKEGRHPIFAVIPLVRDGEHLQPLEPLALADGKTWSAAGLLDDTRIDQVSLKASPTSLARIVNLPGGQLPDQADLVLMPKLIYRTMLKDLVRLAQGWVFERQPLPPALLQLLERRSVPELVALNERVRQNPASTAAELSAFLQQADGVGVSLQGPPGTGKTTVTGAVIAQLVAAGQRVAVSSNSNAAINNVLKKVQGELDSRGSSALVVKAASSSSEKSDVKALAGTRVQALKAKDLPGSPDVLGATIYTLVKEAYDGAPFDLLVIDEAGQVSLSHLLYMSRVARNILLVGDQQQLSQPNRAAHPGESGLSCLDYVMQEHAVVPPDRGVFLATSWRMPPSLTAVVSELFYAGQLQASPANTANRVLWKGPQQGLVFEPVAHSGNSTLSDEEVDHIAALVEQLLGRPYQRARLVNGQMETCDGVLSGEDILVTAPYNLQVNRLQRRLGSKARVGTVDRFQGQEAPVAIHSLTASDGDAAPRGIDFLLDPNRLNVAISRARCLSIVVGSPELTTGISSSIQNVQRLSRLCRLIG, via the coding sequence ATGCCCGCCAGCCGCGACCGCCTGATCACCCCCTCCCAGCTCGCCCTGTTCAGCCGCAGCCCCGTAATCGGCGCCTGGTGGGAGGAGGTGCACGCCACCGATCCCGAGCGGGCGCCGCGTCCCAAGGCGAAGGCCCTCGATGACCTGCTCAAAGTCGCCGGTCTGAAGCATGAGGAGGTGCTGATCGCCCTGCTGGAGGAGCGCGGCAAGACGGTCGCCAAGCTGCGGGGCCAACAGGACGACTCCGACTACGCGGCCACCCTGGCGGCCATGCGGTCAGGGGCCGATTACATCTGGCAGGCTTCGCTGCGCAACGGCGAGATGCGTGGCTCGGCGGATCTGCTGGAGCGGATCGAGCAACCCTCGGCGCTGGGGGCCTGGAGCTACATCCCGATCGAGTGCAAGCTCTCCAGCCATCCCAAGCCGATCTACTTGGTGCAGGCCTGCGCCTACTGCGAGCTGCTCACGCCGATCCTGGGGTCGCGGCCGGAGCAGTTCAGGCTCTACCTGGGGGGCAAGAAGGGCGGCGAGCTGTTCCGCACCTACGCCAGCCAGGAGTTCTGGAGCTGGTATGAGCAGCTGCGCCAGCGCTACCGCGATTTCCGCGCCGGCTTCGATCCCAGCTTGGAACCGGAGGATGCCCCCGGCGATCACGGCCTGTGGGAGCCGTTCATCCAGGAGCGCTTGGAGCGCAAGCGCGACCTGATCCTGGTGGCCGGGATGCGCCAGAGCCAGCGCGACAAACTGCGCGCCGCCGGCCTCACCACCATCGACGCCCTGGCGGCCTCAGCCGACGGTGAGCCGGTGCCCGGCCTGGATGCGGCGGTACTGCAGCGGCTGCGCGATCAGGCCCGCATCCAGATCGCCAGCGAAACCCGCAGCGATGGCCGGCCGGCGTTCCAGGTGCGGCCGCGGGAGCAGCAGGCCCGCGGCCTGGCGATGCTGCCGGCACCGGATGCCGGCGACATCTGGTTCGACATGGAGGGCTACCCGGATCCGATCACGGGCGAGAAGCTCGAATACCTGTTCGGTGCCTGCTACCGCAACGCCGCTGGGGAGCTGGCGTTCCAGGGCTGGTGGGCCCACACCCCCGCCGAGGAGAAACGGGCGTTCGACAAGTTCGTGGCCTGGGTGGAGGAGCGCCGCCAGCGGTACCCCGATCTGCACGTTTACCACTACGCCAGCTACGAGAAAACGGCGCTCGGCAACCTGGCCTCGCGCCACCAGATCCACCAGGCCCGGATCGATCAGTGGCTGCGCGAGGAGCTGCTGGTGGACCTCTATCCGATCGTGCGCAACGGCCTGCTGGTGGGCGCACCCAGCTATTCGATCAAGAAGGTGGAACGCCTCTACGACGAGGGCCACAGCGGCGAGGTGGAGAGCGCGGCCGATTCGGTGGTGCAGTACGCCGAATGGCGCAAGTCCGGCGAGCCAGGGGTGCCAGGGAAGGCCCCCGGCCGGAGCCCGCTGCTGCAGGCGCTGCAGGACTACAACGAAAAGGACTGCCAGGTGACCGAAGGCCTGCACCGCTTCCTGCTGGGGCTGCCGGAGCTGAGGCAGATTCCCTTCCGGGCCAACCGGTGGGGCTCAACCGCGAGGGAGAACAACGGGGAGGACGCCGACGTCCAGACCCAGGCCTTCGAAAGGGATCTCGAGGTGGCGGCCCGCGAGTTGCAGGGCGAGCTGCCGGACCTTCTCGAGGATGAAGAAGCCATGGGGCCGCGGGGTCTGAGCTGGCGCGTGCAGCGGCTGCTGGGCCAGCTGATCAACTTCCACGAGCGCGAAGGAAAGGTGGAGTGGTGGGAGTTCTTCCACCGCCTGCAGATGACACCCGACGAGCGGGAGAACGACAGCGAGGTGATCGCCGGGGCGCGGCTGGAGGGCAAGGGCCCCATCAAGAGCTCACTGGGTTTCCACTACCGGTTCGATGCCGACCAGCCGCTGAAGCTGGCCGCCAAGGAGGGCCGCCATCCCATCTTTGCGGTGATCCCTCTGGTTCGCGACGGCGAGCATCTCCAGCCGCTGGAGCCGCTGGCGCTGGCTGATGGCAAGACCTGGAGCGCTGCAGGCTTGCTCGACGACACCAGGATCGATCAGGTCAGCCTGAAGGCGTCACCAACTTCGCTGGCCAGGATCGTCAACCTGCCCGGAGGCCAGCTGCCCGATCAGGCCGATCTGGTGCTGATGCCGAAACTGATCTACCGCACAATGCTCAAGGATCTGGTGCGCCTGGCCCAGGGCTGGGTGTTCGAGCGCCAGCCCCTGCCGCCGGCCCTGCTGCAGTTGCTGGAGCGGCGATCCGTGCCCGAGCTGGTGGCCCTCAATGAACGGGTGCGGCAGAACCCGGCCAGCACCGCGGCTGAACTCAGCGCCTTCCTCCAGCAGGCCGATGGCGTGGGTGTGTCCCTGCAGGGGCCGCCCGGCACCGGAAAAACCACGGTGACCGGTGCCGTCATCGCCCAGCTGGTGGCCGCAGGGCAGCGCGTTGCCGTGAGCTCGAACAGCAATGCCGCCATCAACAACGTGCTGAAGAAGGTTCAAGGCGAGCTGGACAGCCGCGGCTCCTCCGCGCTGGTGGTGAAGGCGGCCAGCAGCTCCAGTGAGAAGAGCGATGTGAAGGCCCTGGCTGGAACCCGTGTTCAAGCCCTCAAGGCCAAGGATCTGCCCGGGAGTCCCGATGTGCTCGGCGCCACGATCTACACCCTGGTGAAGGAGGCCTACGACGGCGCCCCCTTCGATCTGCTCGTGATCGATGAAGCCGGCCAGGTGTCGCTCAGCCACCTGCTCTACATGAGCCGCGTGGCGCGCAACATCCTGCTGGTGGGCGACCAGCAGCAGCTCTCCCAGCCCAACCGGGCCGCCCACCCGGGCGAGAGCGGCTTGTCGTGCCTCGATTACGTGATGCAGGAGCACGCCGTGGTGCCGCCCGATCGGGGCGTGTTCCTGGCCACCAGCTGGCGCATGCCGCCATCGCTCACCGCCGTGGTGTCGGAACTGTTCTATGCGGGCCAGCTGCAGGCATCCCCGGCCAACACGGCCAACCGGGTGCTCTGGAAGGGGCCGCAGCAGGGTCTGGTGTTCGAGCCGGTGGCCCACAGCGGCAACAGCACCCTCAGCGATGAAGAGGTGGACCACATCGCCGCCCTGGTGGAACAGCTGCTGGGCAGGCCCTACCAGAGAGCCAGGTTGGTGAACGGCCAGATGGAAACCTGCGACGGCGTTCTCAGCGGCGAGGACATCCTGGTCACTGCCCCCTACAACCTGCAGGTGAACCGCCTGCAGCGGCGCCTGGGCAGCAAGGCACGGGTGGGCACTGTGGACAGGTTCCAGGGCCAGGAGGCGCCCGTGGCGATCCACTCGCTCACCGCCAGCGATGGCGACGCCGCCCCAAGGGGCATCGACTTCCTGCTGGATCCCAACCGCCTCAATGTGGCGATTAGCCGCGCCCGGTGTCTCTCGATCGTGGTGGGATCCCCCGAGCTGACCACCGGCATCAGCAGCAGCATCCAGAACGTGCAGCGGCTCAGCCGGTTGTGTCGGTTGATCGGCTAG
- a CDS encoding HIRAN domain-containing protein has translation MHVHLTHQDPHPLCSTSLVDPVEPGCPRPPKGHLFRSLQHLDNAASAERQAARRRRQQQSSAEILQTFLAYRLSDAAGKMALGIAIGDPLTLRHEPGNAFDAKAVAVEWKQQAIGYIPRSMAALLVEEVPEVATGLEAVVSGLATTSRRDAFRVQIAIPIARASRRLREAGAGESGAALPPNLPGAGERTALPGASAGAGERLEIGRCGRRLRAG, from the coding sequence GTGCATGTTCACCTGACGCATCAGGACCCGCATCCGCTCTGCTCAACCAGCTTAGTCGACCCGGTCGAGCCTGGCTGTCCGAGGCCCCCCAAAGGCCACCTCTTCCGCAGCCTGCAGCATCTCGACAACGCCGCCTCGGCGGAGCGGCAGGCCGCCCGGCGCCGGCGGCAGCAGCAGAGCAGTGCCGAGATCCTGCAGACCTTCCTGGCCTACAGGCTCAGCGATGCGGCCGGGAAGATGGCCCTCGGCATCGCCATCGGCGATCCGCTCACCCTGCGCCACGAGCCCGGCAACGCCTTTGATGCCAAGGCCGTGGCGGTGGAGTGGAAGCAGCAGGCGATCGGCTACATCCCCCGATCGATGGCCGCCCTGCTCGTGGAGGAGGTGCCGGAGGTCGCCACCGGCCTGGAGGCCGTGGTGAGCGGGCTGGCCACCACCTCGCGGCGCGATGCCTTCCGGGTGCAGATCGCCATCCCGATCGCCCGCGCCAGCCGCCGCCTGCGGGAGGCGGGAGCTGGTGAAAGCGGAGCGGCTCTCCCCCCGAACCTGCCTGGAGCTGGTGAGCGAACAGCTCTGCCCGGGGCATCTGCTGGTGCTGGAGAGCGCCTGGAAATCGGCCGATGCGGCCGCCGGCTTCGAGCTGGGTGA
- a CDS encoding DNA repair exonuclease — protein MLRFLHTADWQIGKPYARVADGDKRAQLRRERLDAIRRLGAVAREQGAAFILVAGDLFDSHQPTRADVSAACSAIGALELPVLVIPGNHDHGGPGSLWQEGYFREERQQLAPNLHVLLERHPFELSAIGLPTGVVLPCPLLRKAESVDPTAWLRNLDLSPWSEAPRLVLAHGSIQGFGSEDSGDTDDENPPVPTNRIDLAALPAGEIDYVALGDWHGLKQVGPRAWYAGCHEMDRFPRAADYRSGQVLVVQVERSAMPEVFPVATGGIRWHQIAHRFSSDDDLDRLEQRIRDAIGPRSNEDLLLLELEGSLSLAAASRLQDLLQRLEARLLRLKLRDRTSVAPDPAELRQLTERAGDPLVARVAQRLQQMAEAGEEEGELARMALRELHRACVNA, from the coding sequence ATGCTCCGCTTCCTCCACACCGCCGACTGGCAGATCGGCAAGCCCTATGCCCGGGTCGCCGATGGCGACAAGCGCGCCCAGCTGCGCCGCGAGCGTCTGGACGCCATCCGCCGGCTGGGCGCCGTGGCCCGTGAGCAGGGCGCCGCCTTCATCCTGGTGGCGGGGGATCTGTTCGATTCCCACCAGCCCACCCGCGCCGACGTGTCGGCGGCCTGCAGCGCCATCGGTGCCCTGGAGCTGCCGGTGCTGGTGATCCCCGGCAACCACGATCACGGCGGTCCGGGCAGCCTCTGGCAGGAGGGCTACTTCCGCGAAGAACGGCAGCAGCTGGCACCCAACCTCCACGTGCTCCTGGAGCGGCACCCCTTTGAGCTGAGCGCCATCGGCCTGCCCACCGGTGTGGTGCTGCCCTGCCCGCTGCTGCGCAAGGCGGAGTCGGTGGATCCCACCGCCTGGCTGCGCAACCTCGACCTCTCCCCCTGGTCTGAGGCGCCTCGCCTCGTGCTCGCCCATGGCTCCATTCAGGGCTTCGGCAGCGAGGACAGCGGCGACACCGACGACGAGAACCCGCCGGTGCCCACCAACCGCATCGACCTGGCGGCCCTGCCCGCCGGGGAGATCGACTACGTCGCCCTGGGCGACTGGCACGGCCTCAAGCAGGTGGGGCCCCGCGCCTGGTACGCCGGCTGCCACGAGATGGACCGCTTCCCCCGCGCCGCCGACTACCGCTCCGGCCAGGTGCTGGTGGTGCAGGTGGAGCGGAGCGCCATGCCGGAGGTGTTCCCGGTGGCCACCGGCGGCATCCGCTGGCACCAGATCGCGCATCGCTTCTCCAGCGACGACGACCTGGACCGCCTGGAGCAGCGCATCCGCGATGCGATTGGCCCCCGCAGCAACGAGGATCTGCTGCTGCTCGAGCTCGAGGGCAGCCTCAGCCTGGCCGCCGCCAGCCGGCTGCAGGATCTGCTGCAGCGCCTCGAGGCCCGCCTGCTGCGCCTCAAGCTGCGCGATCGCACCAGCGTGGCCCCCGATCCGGCCGAGCTGCGGCAGCTCACCGAGCGGGCGGGGGATCCCCTGGTGGCCCGGGTGGCGCAGCGGCTGCAGCAGATGGCAGAAGCCGGGGAGGAGGAAGGAGAACTGGCCCGCATGGCCCTGCGGGAGCTGCACCGCGCCTGTGTGAACGCCTGA
- a CDS encoding AAA family ATPase, with protein sequence MPSPSPAGAAASPPSRAVAPLRCHLLIGPPASGKTTLARALAPLLSGPGDPAALVLSTDAIRAEVFGDAAVQGPWLDIQQRLHQRLREAVAAGIPVIVDATHARRPWRLAITQALALPAPVEWIGWWLYTPMATCLEWNTTRRRRVPEPVIREMAAALADPVFGPSRAEGFAAVVAVVPTHQHALEPLLRDELARLDRRIRSARNRERHLELHGYSRLLDLERLLHLLRLLSTHPGLEAADPASRGALEAIVSPLPEGDLADRAAVFLRRLHGECYGDAAAIRNDLAWLAANGLCDAGPGRSPIRLAPPPDPRHAASGALGGVNGGYPTPGDGPVFQRLFTLLRHLLQQPFDHQAGRPLPEHLIERTGAIPGAYLSGEAATLRKDLEKLLTPYGFRSRNDNVRHGYALGTALLSAHRLREVHAVVSQAAGRLEDPSAQDLLAELEQRLQWGGIGLDRQAPVRAFANRSIVSGALVRPDCLAAERQAERLETAIVERRRVVLERYSAAGTFADSPSGLLLVWPLQILFHNIGWYLVYEDDSVGREEGLIRTERLDRLALRRSEGGNRREDGPHHRALARLAALLHHCGGIYFGDNLEAQLRLCSASASVRARQLTTLRFCCQGWSFAFIREGLQRYPIEHTRFSRPLPGDSWWHHPNAPHRLDPGPATDTHPYPVELDLPSWTVERDIDLRNWLFGFGAGIRIESPAALRQEHITRLREALAVYGEQG encoded by the coding sequence ATGCCCTCCCCTTCTCCTGCCGGCGCAGCGGCGTCCCCGCCCTCGCGGGCAGTGGCTCCCCTGCGCTGCCATCTGCTGATCGGGCCGCCCGCCAGTGGCAAGACCACCCTGGCCCGGGCGCTCGCGCCCCTGCTCAGCGGCCCCGGTGACCCAGCGGCGCTCGTCCTCTCCACCGATGCGATCCGCGCCGAGGTGTTCGGCGATGCGGCCGTGCAGGGCCCCTGGCTCGACATCCAGCAGCGGCTGCATCAGCGCCTCCGTGAGGCGGTGGCCGCCGGCATTCCGGTGATCGTGGATGCCACCCATGCCCGCCGCCCCTGGCGGCTGGCGATTACCCAGGCCCTGGCGCTGCCCGCGCCGGTGGAGTGGATCGGCTGGTGGCTCTACACCCCCATGGCCACCTGCCTGGAGTGGAACACAACACGCCGGCGCCGGGTGCCCGAGCCGGTGATCCGCGAGATGGCGGCGGCCCTCGCCGATCCGGTGTTCGGGCCCTCCCGCGCCGAGGGCTTCGCGGCGGTGGTGGCGGTGGTGCCCACCCATCAGCACGCGCTGGAGCCGCTGCTGCGCGATGAGCTGGCCCGGCTGGACCGGCGCATCCGCTCCGCCCGCAACCGGGAGCGCCATCTCGAGCTGCACGGCTACTCGCGCCTGCTCGATCTGGAGCGCCTGCTGCATCTGCTGCGCCTGCTCAGCACCCACCCCGGCCTCGAGGCCGCCGATCCGGCCAGCCGCGGCGCGCTGGAGGCGATCGTGAGCCCCTTGCCTGAGGGGGATCTGGCCGACCGGGCCGCGGTGTTCCTGCGCCGGCTGCACGGCGAGTGCTACGGCGATGCCGCCGCGATCCGCAACGATCTCGCCTGGCTGGCGGCCAACGGCCTCTGCGACGCCGGGCCCGGGCGCAGCCCGATCCGGCTGGCACCGCCGCCCGATCCCCGCCATGCGGCCAGCGGCGCCCTCGGCGGCGTGAACGGCGGCTACCCCACCCCGGGCGACGGGCCGGTGTTCCAGCGGCTGTTCACCCTGCTGCGCCACCTGCTGCAGCAGCCCTTCGACCATCAGGCCGGCCGGCCCCTGCCCGAGCACCTGATCGAGCGCACCGGCGCCATCCCCGGCGCCTATCTGTCCGGCGAGGCGGCCACCCTGCGCAAGGACCTTGAGAAGCTGCTCACCCCCTACGGCTTCCGCTCCCGCAACGACAACGTGCGCCACGGCTATGCCCTCGGCACCGCCCTGCTCTCGGCCCACCGGCTGCGGGAGGTGCACGCCGTGGTGAGCCAGGCGGCCGGGCGGCTTGAGGATCCCAGCGCCCAGGACCTGCTGGCCGAGCTGGAGCAGCGGCTGCAGTGGGGCGGCATCGGCCTGGATCGGCAGGCGCCGGTGCGGGCCTTCGCCAACCGCTCGATCGTGAGCGGCGCCCTGGTGCGGCCCGACTGCCTCGCCGCCGAGCGCCAGGCCGAGCGGCTCGAAACCGCCATCGTGGAGCGTCGGCGGGTGGTGCTGGAGCGCTACAGCGCCGCCGGCACCTTCGCCGACAGCCCCAGCGGCCTTCTGCTGGTGTGGCCCCTGCAGATCCTCTTCCACAACATCGGCTGGTACCTGGTGTACGAGGACGACAGCGTGGGCCGGGAGGAGGGTCTGATCCGCACCGAGCGGCTCGACCGGCTGGCCCTGCGCCGCAGCGAGGGGGGCAATCGCCGCGAGGACGGGCCCCACCATCGGGCGCTGGCGCGGCTGGCCGCGTTGCTGCACCACTGCGGCGGCATCTACTTCGGCGACAACCTCGAGGCCCAGCTGCGGCTCTGCAGCGCCAGTGCGTCCGTGCGGGCCCGGCAGCTCACCACCCTGCGCTTCTGCTGCCAGGGCTGGAGCTTCGCCTTCATCCGCGAGGGGCTGCAGCGCTACCCGATCGAGCACACCCGCTTCTCGCGGCCGCTGCCGGGCGACAGCTGGTGGCACCACCCCAACGCGCCGCACCGGCTCGATCCCGGCCCCGCCACAGACACCCACCCCTACCCGGTGGAGCTGGACCTGCCCAGCTGGACCGTGGAGCGCGACATCGACCTGCGCAACTGGCTGTTCGGCTTCGGGGCCGGCATCCGCATCGAGAGCCCGGCGGCGCTGCGGCAGGAGCACATCACCCGGCTCCGGGAGGCGCTGGCGGTGTATGGGGAGCAGGGCTGA
- a CDS encoding type II toxin-antitoxin system Phd/YefM family antitoxin, with protein sequence MHEAKTHLSRLVEEAAAGEAFVICKAGRPMVRVTALDDAGSAPPPRRRLGLLQGQCQVPDDFDRMAAAEMADLFEGLEQRG encoded by the coding sequence ATGCACGAAGCCAAGACCCACCTCTCCCGCCTGGTGGAGGAAGCGGCTGCCGGTGAGGCGTTCGTGATCTGCAAGGCCGGCCGTCCGATGGTGCGTGTCACCGCCCTCGATGACGCCGGCTCCGCCCCACCTCCGCGGCGGCGCCTGGGTCTGCTGCAGGGCCAGTGCCAGGTGCCCGATGACTTCGACCGGATGGCGGCCGCGGAGATGGCCGATCTGTTCGAGGGCCTCGAGCAGAGGGGCTGA
- a CDS encoding type II toxin-antitoxin system VapC family toxin, which yields MHLLLDTHLLVWAMGSPQRLPAALAGMLEDPRNTPVFSVASLWELVIKQALGRPDFTVQPAVLRRALLEGGWQELGIEARHALAVAQLPPLHRDPFDRMLLAQATAEGLLLITADSQLAAYPGPVRFMAAGSP from the coding sequence ATGCATCTGCTGCTCGACACCCACCTGCTGGTGTGGGCCATGGGATCACCGCAGCGGCTGCCCGCCGCTCTGGCCGGGATGCTGGAAGACCCGCGCAACACGCCGGTGTTCAGCGTGGCCAGCCTGTGGGAGCTGGTGATCAAGCAGGCCCTGGGGAGGCCTGACTTCACCGTGCAGCCGGCCGTGCTGCGCCGTGCCCTGCTGGAGGGGGGCTGGCAGGAGCTTGGCATCGAAGCCCGCCATGCCCTGGCCGTGGCGCAGCTGCCGCCCCTGCACCGCGACCCGTTCGACCGGATGCTGCTGGCCCAGGCCACAGCCGAAGGCCTGCTGCTGATCACGGCCGACAGCCAGCTGGCGGCCTACCCGGGGCCGGTGCGGTTCATGGCTGCTGGATCCCCATGA